A window of the Firmicutes bacterium CAG:345 genome harbors these coding sequences:
- a CDS encoding mTA/SAH nucleosidase (product inferred by homology to UniProt) has protein sequence MKDKNTLDLGTIDELEDRHDIPLAKVKKLMETRPIIREKGEEFTLLSIPMEIEFKALLDNLDVEFRRRVIEGIPGITFPSKSGNVFAFISKVGRTNTAFDLGIISRRLNVKRIINLGTAGSLSDNVHSFDVVIANNVAYYDVDLTAFDYTYGQMSGCPPYFRADPSFLKPLDSLKLTIRIHRGLILTADSFMTQNNVNQEILSNFDNPLCIDMEGAAVGQVAYRLGVPFIIIRSISDVVHQDGTVHAHENFALMSAKNGAKIALHLLNNQTN, from the coding sequence ATGAAAGATAAAAATACTTTAGATCTAGGTACCATTGACGAACTTGAAGATCGTCATGATATTCCACTTGCAAAAGTAAAAAAATTGATGGAAACTCGTCCGATCATCCGCGAAAAGGGAGAGGAATTCACTTTGTTATCAATCCCGATGGAAATTGAATTCAAAGCTTTACTAGACAATTTGGATGTTGAATTTCGTCGCCGTGTCATCGAAGGTATTCCAGGTATTACATTTCCAAGTAAATCAGGTAATGTCTTTGCTTTTATATCAAAAGTTGGCCGCACAAATACAGCTTTTGATTTAGGAATAATCTCCCGTCGACTCAACGTTAAAAGAATTATCAATCTTGGAACAGCTGGCTCTTTATCAGATAATGTTCATTCGTTTGATGTTGTCATCGCTAATAATGTTGCTTATTATGATGTCGACTTGACAGCCTTTGATTATACATATGGACAAATGTCAGGATGCCCACCGTATTTTAGAGCTGATCCATCTTTTTTAAAGCCTTTGGATTCATTGAAATTAACTATTCGCATTCATCGTGGTCTGATTTTAACTGCGGATTCATTTATGACTCAAAACAATGTAAACCAAGAAATATTATCAAACTTTGATAATCCATTATGCATCGATATGGAAGGTGCAGCTGTAGGACAAGTAGCATATAGATTAGGAGTACCATTTATTATCATACGTTCAATCTCTGATGTAGTTCATCAAGATGGAACAGTTCATGCACATGAAAATTTTGCTCTAATGTCAGCTAAAAATGGTGCTAAAATTGCCCTTCATCTTTTAAATAATCAGACAAATTAG
- a CDS encoding phosphopentomutase (product inferred by homology to UniProt), translating to MKFKRIFVIVCDSMGAGYEPDAALFGDEGANTLLHISDKCNGLNIPNLNKLGINDLVPIKNTNKVDHPQSYVMLCREKSNGKDTMTGHWEMMGIDTQKPFKTFTDTGFPQELIDELEEKTGRKIIGNKAASGTEILVELGEEQKRDGSLIVYTSSDSVLQIAAHEETIPVPELYRYCEIAREICNRPEYRLGRIIARPFIGEDKTCFKRTPNRHDLALSPTGRTAMDDLKDAGYTVSCVGKIADIFNNVGVTKTQKTVSNTDGMNKTTEQAKDHSWTGFLFCNLVEFDSEYGHRRNPIGYGRAIEQFDSELPALMEQLDENDLLMITADHGNDPTWKGTDHTREYIPLLCYSKSFKNGAHLPIRKTFGDIGKTILKNFDITPSENEIGQPIEELLK from the coding sequence ATGAAATTTAAAAGAATATTTGTTATTGTCTGTGATTCCATGGGGGCAGGTTATGAACCAGATGCTGCTTTATTTGGAGATGAAGGAGCAAATACCTTACTCCATATTTCAGATAAATGTAATGGTTTAAATATACCTAATCTCAATAAGCTAGGAATAAATGATTTAGTTCCAATAAAAAATACGAATAAAGTTGACCATCCACAATCTTATGTCATGTTATGCAGAGAAAAGTCAAACGGAAAAGACACCATGACAGGTCATTGGGAAATGATGGGAATCGATACACAAAAGCCTTTTAAAACATTTACCGATACTGGTTTTCCTCAAGAATTAATCGATGAATTAGAAGAGAAGACAGGTAGAAAAATAATCGGAAATAAAGCAGCAAGTGGAACAGAAATCTTAGTAGAATTAGGCGAAGAACAAAAGCGTGATGGAAGTCTAATTGTTTATACCTCTTCCGATTCTGTTTTACAGATTGCTGCTCATGAAGAAACTATACCTGTTCCTGAACTATATAGATACTGTGAAATTGCAAGGGAAATATGCAATAGACCTGAATATCGTTTAGGCAGAATTATCGCTAGACCTTTTATAGGAGAAGATAAAACTTGCTTTAAAAGAACACCTAACCGCCATGACTTAGCCTTATCTCCAACCGGAAGAACAGCGATGGATGATTTAAAAGATGCTGGATATACAGTTAGCTGTGTCGGTAAAATCGCTGATATTTTCAATAATGTCGGAGTGACAAAAACTCAAAAAACTGTCTCAAATACCGATGGAATGAATAAAACAACAGAACAGGCAAAAGACCATTCATGGACAGGTTTCCTATTCTGCAATTTAGTCGAATTTGATTCAGAATATGGACATAGAAGAAATCCAATTGGATATGGCAGAGCAATAGAGCAATTTGATTCAGAACTTCCAGCATTGATGGAACAGCTTGATGAAAATGATCTTTTGATGATCACAGCTGATCACGGAAATGATCCAACCTGGAAGGGAACCGACCATACACGTGAATATATTCCTCTCCTTTGTTATAGCAAAAGTTTCAAAAATGGAGCTCATCTTCCAATAAGAAAAACCTTCGGTGATATTGGAAAGACCATTTTAAAGAATTTTGATATAACTCCAAGCGAAAACGAAATAGGGCAACCTATCGAAGAATTATTGAAATAA
- a CDS encoding tyrosine recombinase XerD subunit (product inferred by homology to UniProt), translating into MRISESFEDYITYLVVEKGDLKSTIDTYLDDLKSFIEAVGDKEVRELKLDDISFFMRYLSSKNLKTSSIIRKTTTIRGFYLFLNRENVIDVPLTGLKLPKKEMHLPNVLTLEEVDSLLDGFNLDNNKEFRDKTMLEVMYASGLRVSELLSLELGNINFEAGYLKIKGKGNKERIIPIGEYALYYLKNYIQHIRKFNPGFKTKIVFLNREGNPLSRQYFFKSIKQYATRAGITIDISPHTLRHSFATHLLENGANLKEVQEMLGHSKIETTQIYTHVSTKRILSAYDAFMKR; encoded by the coding sequence ATGAGAATATCTGAAAGCTTTGAAGATTATATAACCTATCTAGTAGTAGAAAAAGGAGATTTAAAAAGTACCATCGATACCTATCTTGATGATTTAAAATCATTTATTGAAGCTGTTGGAGATAAAGAAGTTCGTGAATTAAAACTAGATGATATATCTTTTTTCATGAGATATTTATCATCTAAAAATTTAAAAACATCATCAATTATTCGAAAAACTACCACCATACGAGGTTTTTATCTATTCTTAAATAGGGAAAACGTAATAGACGTTCCTCTTACAGGATTAAAGCTTCCTAAGAAAGAAATGCATCTTCCAAATGTTTTAACCTTAGAAGAGGTAGATTCATTGCTAGATGGCTTTAATTTGGATAATAACAAAGAATTTCGCGATAAGACGATGCTAGAAGTTATGTATGCAAGTGGTCTTAGAGTTTCAGAACTTTTATCATTGGAATTAGGAAATATCAACTTTGAAGCTGGATACTTAAAAATTAAAGGGAAAGGAAATAAGGAAAGAATTATTCCCATCGGTGAATATGCACTATATTATTTAAAAAATTATATACAACATATTCGTAAATTCAATCCAGGATTCAAAACAAAAATAGTTTTCCTTAATAGAGAAGGGAATCCGTTATCTCGTCAGTATTTTTTTAAATCTATCAAGCAATATGCAACTAGAGCTGGAATAACTATCGATATTTCACCTCATACTCTTCGTCATAGTTTTGCAACTCATCTACTAGAAAATGGAGCTAATTTAAAAGAAGTGCAAGAAATGCTCGGACACTCAAAAATTGAAACAACACAAATATATACCCATGTTTCGACAAAAAGAATTCTTTCAGCTTATGATGCATTTATGAAAAGATAA
- a CDS encoding dNA polymerase IV 1 (product inferred by homology to UniProt): MKSIVHIDLNAFFAQVEELCDPTLVGKPVAIGSSIGRSVVSTANYEARKYGIGSSMPIQTARKLCPNLILINDHYKEYAIYSERFMSYLRKKYSLFEQASIDECYIDMSEFFEPINARDYLVDLQIELFKVTNLKCSIGVGNNKFLAKMASDYKKPLGVTVLYKENIEQILWPISIEKMFGIGKKTYPRLVALGINTIGDLAKTEDERVKSLLGNTYLYHKSHALGEGDDIVQPYENDPKSISSARTFDHDTTDYEELKNLIIKRSKSISEQLKNYKKLSDTVVITFRNANFITNSKREKFDTYTNDEALICSRALRVFDKYYNGEPLRLLGVGVTDIKGESEIVSPVKLFDSKNFNEKNVDNIINDLNEKLKNKSLVKASDLVKPQKRTHNFHKPEKANENI; the protein is encoded by the coding sequence ATGAAAAGTATTGTTCATATTGATTTAAACGCTTTTTTTGCTCAGGTTGAAGAACTTTGTGATCCAACTCTTGTGGGAAAACCTGTTGCCATCGGTTCTTCAATTGGTCGTTCAGTTGTTTCTACAGCAAATTACGAAGCACGCAAATATGGCATCGGTTCTAGTATGCCTATTCAAACCGCAAGAAAACTATGTCCAAATTTGATTTTAATCAATGATCATTACAAAGAATATGCAATTTATTCTGAACGTTTTATGTCATATTTAAGAAAAAAATATTCATTATTTGAACAAGCTTCAATAGATGAATGCTATATCGATATGAGTGAATTTTTTGAGCCGATAAATGCTAGAGATTATTTAGTAGACTTACAAATTGAACTTTTTAAAGTAACTAATTTAAAGTGCTCAATCGGCGTGGGTAATAATAAATTTTTAGCTAAAATGGCTTCTGATTATAAAAAACCACTAGGAGTAACAGTACTATATAAAGAAAATATTGAACAAATTCTTTGGCCGATTTCAATCGAAAAAATGTTTGGAATAGGGAAAAAAACTTATCCACGATTAGTTGCACTAGGAATTAATACGATAGGGGATTTAGCCAAAACTGAAGATGAAAGAGTAAAAAGTTTGTTAGGAAATACTTATCTTTATCATAAAAGTCATGCTTTAGGAGAAGGAGATGATATCGTTCAGCCTTATGAAAACGATCCAAAAAGCATTTCTTCTGCTCGAACATTCGACCATGATACCACCGATTATGAAGAACTAAAAAACCTTATTATAAAACGTTCAAAATCGATTTCTGAACAATTAAAAAACTATAAAAAATTATCGGATACTGTTGTAATAACTTTTCGAAATGCCAATTTCATAACAAATAGTAAAAGAGAAAAGTTCGATACATATACTAATGATGAAGCATTAATATGTTCCAGAGCATTAAGAGTTTTTGATAAATATTATAATGGAGAACCTTTGCGTCTATTAGGAGTTGGTGTAACAGATATAAAAGGGGAAAGTGAAATCGTTTCACCTGTCAAACTATTCGATTCAAAAAATTTCAATGAAAAAAATGTCGATAATATAATCAATGATCTCAATGAAAAGTTAAAAAATAAATCACTTGTTAAAGCAAGCGACTTAGTAAAACCACAAAAAAGAACCCATAATTTTCATAAACCGGAGAAAGCAAATGAGAATATCTGA
- a CDS encoding unknown (no significant homology to UniProt), whose translation MKRFCIFLITGTVVIFLFLILAILFKGIGLYIAMAVIATIFLILSSIILFGVLKLRKCNFYLQNYDVEPIIKSYKFLSKILFSKDDINELYLYMSMVYSLKNDSKSAKIFLDSTSRHSMKTSRMLYLYYCAYRLYYICLNDVDNYNSIANEFFSLSENLDKTIANEFLLGTEMINLSNLIYKKVRIEDIKDNLDFSSEKPLLIDEFYNCFLEMIKINDYQDFTEKSFKVPLVQSLYKKCLDNFNNRRVHLA comes from the coding sequence ATGAAAAGATTTTGTATTTTCTTGATTACTGGTACAGTAGTAATTTTCTTATTTCTTATTCTGGCAATCTTATTTAAAGGTATAGGACTTTATATAGCAATGGCAGTCATTGCCACTATATTTTTAATTTTATCTTCAATTATTCTCTTTGGTGTTTTAAAGCTGAGAAAGTGTAATTTTTATCTGCAAAACTATGATGTTGAACCAATTATTAAATCCTATAAATTTCTATCAAAAATTCTTTTTTCAAAGGATGATATAAATGAATTATATCTTTATATGAGTATGGTTTATAGTTTAAAAAATGATTCAAAAAGCGCAAAGATTTTTTTAGATTCAACTTCGAGACACTCGATGAAAACATCGCGAATGCTCTATCTTTACTATTGTGCCTATAGACTTTATTACATATGTTTAAATGATGTTGATAATTATAATTCTATCGCTAATGAATTTTTCTCTCTTTCGGAAAATCTTGATAAAACTATTGCTAATGAATTTTTGTTAGGAACAGAGATGATTAATTTATCAAATCTTATTTATAAAAAAGTTCGTATAGAAGATATAAAAGATAATTTGGATTTCTCGAGCGAAAAACCATTATTAATCGATGAATTTTATAATTGTTTTCTTGAAATGATTAAAATAAATGATTATCAAGATTTTACGGAAAAAAGCTTTAAAGTACCTCTTGTCCAGTCTTTATATAAAAAATGTCTCGACAATTTTAACAATCGTCGAGTTCATCTAGCATAG
- a CDS encoding stage IV sporulation protein B (product inferred by homology to UniProt) — protein sequence MNAMFASLLLTNVIIGGENIGFGLKPAGLLISGTYDVKVGAESFNPKKNDINKGDLIIEADNIKISSLDDLNRAILRDEDNVLNLKIVRDDLILSRDLPLISTGEKIKTGLYVKDELLGVGTVTFYKEETGTYFALGHQARGGEDTCYQNGTLYESSVQGISPSSPGKAGQKNATLNQDEIIGNIKKNTDYGIFGSYYDIDTSGLKYEIAEVDEIALGKAQFITVLDGDKKETFDIEITSINKNQKEKTKTLSLKVIDDKLINKTGGIVAGMSGSPIIQNGKIIGAVTHVITKDPLRGYGIFAKTMLDELDDC from the coding sequence ATGAATGCTATGTTTGCAAGTTTGCTTTTGACAAACGTAATTATCGGAGGCGAGAACATCGGTTTCGGTCTAAAACCAGCAGGGTTATTAATAAGTGGTACTTATGATGTTAAAGTTGGTGCAGAATCATTTAATCCGAAGAAAAATGATATCAATAAAGGTGATTTAATAATTGAAGCAGATAATATTAAAATTTCATCTTTAGACGATTTAAACAGAGCAATATTACGCGATGAAGACAATGTATTAAATCTAAAAATTGTTAGAGATGATCTTATTTTATCTCGTGACTTACCTCTGATTTCTACTGGTGAAAAAATAAAAACTGGGCTATATGTCAAAGATGAATTGCTTGGCGTTGGTACTGTAACTTTTTATAAAGAAGAAACTGGAACATATTTCGCCTTAGGACATCAGGCTCGAGGTGGTGAAGATACTTGTTATCAAAACGGTACTTTATATGAATCTTCAGTGCAGGGAATTTCACCTTCATCACCTGGTAAAGCAGGGCAAAAAAATGCCACTTTAAATCAAGATGAAATCATCGGTAATATTAAGAAAAATACGGATTATGGTATTTTTGGAAGTTATTATGATATCGATACTTCTGGATTGAAATACGAAATTGCTGAAGTTGATGAAATTGCATTAGGAAAAGCTCAATTTATCACTGTCTTAGATGGTGATAAAAAAGAAACTTTTGATATAGAAATCACTTCTATAAATAAAAATCAAAAGGAAAAAACCAAAACATTATCATTAAAAGTAATCGATGATAAATTGATTAATAAAACAGGCGGAATTGTTGCTGGAATGAGTGGATCACCAATTATTCAAAATGGAAAAATAATTGGTGCTGTAACTCATGTCATAACAAAAGATCCTTTAAGAGGATACGGAATATTTGCCAAAACTATGCTAGATGAACTCGACGATTGTTAA
- a CDS encoding dNA repair protein RecN (product inferred by homology to UniProt) → MISNLRIKNFVLIDDLDIDFSKGFNVLFGETGAGKSILVNALTLLSGARSQFDKLNDEKKKAIIEATFILDDDFISDHEYLKEYLDDNVLVLTRILSPNKVSTLRINGETVTLNILKRVANDVFSITSQGEQISLMNEKEQLNIVDKYVYETYGSEIFSEYDEKYNAYKKCLKDKEEFLENAKNNDIDIIRFKLEEIEKYNIKENEIEYLENYLNESNAAQEMIESGKALINLYNGNIYENFADELTHSLNMLSKTSFADKAENILEKWNELSDLIYDLTSKFDEDEYDEEQIEKANERIYELNPLIKKYGHVTQKIFDAKKLLEDKIGEADNFDASLKEKEDKVSKAKDELVKCAEKLSKIRQDCKKNIVESVNNELSSLGLLNDGFDIQFNKKELSNDGIDVVKFVVRLNKGKAFESLSVAASGGEKSRLMIALIASFNKIKKFDTLIFDEVDTGISGNIALVVGKKIREIAKNSSVIAISHLPSVVAAASNFYLVYKNEINGRTISHIKEIGEEEKIKELSKMLGGEDNIEEGKQLALKLIRTQTN, encoded by the coding sequence ATGATCAGCAATTTAAGAATTAAAAATTTTGTATTGATAGATGACTTAGATATAGACTTTTCAAAAGGATTCAATGTACTATTTGGTGAAACTGGTGCAGGGAAAAGTATATTAGTCAATGCTTTAACATTATTAAGTGGTGCTAGAAGTCAATTCGATAAACTCAACGATGAGAAAAAGAAAGCGATTATTGAAGCAACTTTCATCCTCGATGATGATTTCATTTCTGATCATGAATATTTAAAAGAATATCTTGATGACAATGTATTAGTACTAACAAGAATATTATCCCCTAACAAAGTTTCAACGTTGAGAATAAATGGTGAAACAGTTACTTTAAACATCTTAAAGCGCGTTGCAAACGATGTGTTTTCAATTACTTCTCAAGGTGAGCAGATATCTTTGATGAATGAAAAAGAGCAATTGAATATAGTTGATAAATATGTATATGAAACATATGGATCTGAAATTTTTAGTGAGTATGATGAAAAGTATAATGCCTACAAAAAATGTCTTAAAGATAAAGAAGAATTCTTAGAAAATGCTAAAAATAACGATATCGACATCATTAGATTTAAACTAGAAGAGATAGAAAAATATAACATTAAGGAAAATGAAATCGAATATTTAGAAAACTATTTAAATGAATCAAATGCCGCTCAAGAAATGATTGAAAGTGGTAAAGCACTCATAAATCTTTATAATGGAAATATTTATGAAAATTTTGCTGATGAATTAACCCATAGTTTAAATATGCTGAGCAAAACATCTTTTGCTGACAAAGCGGAAAATATCTTGGAAAAATGGAATGAATTATCCGATTTGATCTATGATCTAACTTCAAAATTTGACGAGGATGAATATGATGAAGAGCAAATTGAAAAAGCTAATGAAAGAATTTATGAACTTAATCCACTCATAAAAAAATATGGTCATGTTACACAAAAAATCTTCGATGCTAAAAAACTTCTCGAGGATAAAATCGGCGAAGCTGATAATTTTGATGCGAGTTTAAAAGAAAAAGAAGATAAAGTTTCAAAAGCAAAAGATGAACTAGTAAAGTGTGCTGAAAAATTATCAAAAATACGCCAAGATTGCAAAAAAAATATCGTTGAATCTGTAAATAATGAGCTATCATCTCTCGGATTACTTAATGATGGTTTTGATATACAGTTCAATAAAAAAGAGTTATCTAATGATGGTATAGATGTAGTGAAATTTGTAGTAAGACTTAATAAAGGTAAGGCTTTTGAATCATTAAGTGTCGCCGCATCTGGTGGAGAAAAAAGTCGTTTAATGATAGCTCTTATCGCTTCATTCAATAAAATCAAAAAATTCGATACATTGATATTCGATGAGGTTGATACAGGAATTAGTGGAAATATCGCCTTAGTTGTAGGAAAAAAGATTAGGGAAATTGCTAAAAATAGTTCTGTAATTGCCATTAGTCATTTACCTAGTGTAGTTGCGGCAGCTTCGAATTTTTATTTAGTATATAAAAATGAGATAAATGGCCGTACTATCAGTCATATTAAAGAAATCGGCGAAGAAGAAAAAATTAAAGAACTAAGCAAAATGCTTGGCGGAGAAGATAATATCGAAGAAGGCAAACAATTAGCTTTAAAATTGATAAGAACTCAAACTAACTAA
- a CDS encoding unknown (no significant homology to UniProt), with protein sequence MCDKKEFSNKNIKYNITGYEYSLSDITFIYDDTTIMQINLSYESTKKINKEKLINELIENYKIIV encoded by the coding sequence ATGTGTGATAAAAAAGAGTTTAGCAACAAAAATATTAAATACAATATTACTGGATATGAATATTCTTTATCAGATATTACATTTATATATGATGATACAACAATTATGCAAATTAATTTATCATACGAAAGTACTAAAAAAATAAATAAAGAAAAATTAATTAATGAGCTGATAGAAAATTATAAAATTATAGTTTAG
- a CDS encoding unknown (no significant homology to UniProt), whose product MKKSIPFFLCSLLLTSFVTVGCDNGNSTNSSSNSKGLIPGENRTAWFEWFDNINDALILL is encoded by the coding sequence ATGAAAAAATCTATTCCGTTTTTCCTTTGTTCACTATTGCTTACAAGTTTTGTAACAGTTGGTTGTGACAATGGAAATTCGACAAATAGCAGTAGCAATTCTAAAGGGTTAATTCCTGGAGAAAATAGAACGGCATGGTTTGAATGGTTTGATAATATTAATGATGCGCTAATTTTATTGTAA
- a CDS encoding two-component system PleD related family response regulator (product inferred by homology to UniProt) — translation MKKSIISIINTITIGILLILVSIILVLTNKLQGVSRVINYAGLVRGATQRVVKLEISGLESNILIHELDTYLDELKNGGTSDNIIYIDDKNFQDKLKTQTEYWEILKEEILFVRKNGAENSNIIKISEEYFDLADQTVAAVETYSNNTLKIVNILEILTPVDICLVISFFIIQVILNRRIEKDKKILEKQAFYDYQTGLPNKYRCEVFINDSQFLGEPTACFMFDLNDLKLTNDTYGHVMGDKLIITFANVLKETIGYFNFVGRFGGDEFIAVMYNTSKNDVRKFLNDLDEKIFEFNQQSETIKLSYACGWAISTDYFHSTYKTLFERADEFMYDNKRLKKSRGYTPNIKI, via the coding sequence ATGAAGAAAAGTATTATAAGCATTATTAACACAATCACTATAGGAATTCTTTTAATCCTAGTATCGATCATCTTAGTTTTAACCAATAAACTTCAAGGCGTATCACGAGTTATAAATTATGCTGGATTAGTTCGCGGTGCAACACAAAGAGTAGTAAAACTCGAAATATCTGGTCTTGAAAGCAATATTTTAATCCATGAATTAGATACCTATTTAGATGAATTAAAAAATGGCGGCACAAGTGACAATATCATCTATATCGATGATAAAAATTTTCAGGATAAGCTAAAAACGCAGACAGAATATTGGGAAATTTTAAAAGAAGAAATATTATTTGTTCGTAAAAATGGCGCTGAAAATTCAAATATAATCAAAATAAGTGAGGAGTATTTTGATCTTGCTGACCAAACAGTTGCAGCGGTAGAAACTTATTCCAATAATACATTGAAAATAGTTAATATTTTAGAAATATTGACCCCAGTAGACATATGCTTAGTCATTTCGTTTTTTATAATTCAAGTCATATTGAATAGAAGAATAGAAAAAGATAAAAAAATACTTGAAAAGCAAGCTTTTTATGACTACCAAACTGGACTTCCAAATAAATATCGTTGTGAAGTATTTATTAATGATTCTCAATTTTTAGGTGAACCAACGGCTTGTTTTATGTTTGATTTAAATGATTTGAAACTGACAAATGATACATATGGACATGTAATGGGTGATAAGCTAATAATTACATTTGCTAACGTTCTCAAAGAAACCATAGGATATTTTAACTTTGTTGGTCGTTTTGGTGGTGATGAATTTATCGCTGTCATGTATAACACATCCAAAAATGATGTAAGAAAATTTTTAAATGACCTCGATGAAAAAATATTTGAATTTAATCAGCAATCCGAAACAATAAAGCTCAGCTATGCATGTGGTTGGGCTATATCAACTGATTATTTTCACAGCACATATAAAACATTATTCGAAAGAGCAGATGAATTTATGTATGATAATAAAAGACTTAAAAAAAGTCGTGGATATACACCAAATATAAAAATATAA
- a CDS encoding putative uncharacterized protein (product inferred by homology to UniProt) — protein MNKKIIVPIILIALTSCSNENFISSSSSSSSFVSSSSSVYSISSEKNDEYKIVLDEIAGEVNIHQPIQDEFLESPDIDLKSLGINGSKEFSLPEAINLSWKSTLPKDKNFDYFLVRIDENNNFTSPLEYKVPIEENNIDIYNLKVGTKYYWNVEAIANEESITSEIETFTTFFNYPRNIFVEGVTNFRDVGGWIIDENTRVRQGLAYRCGRLNTSSSSTLNIEITDNGINTMRNYLNIKSEIDLRLIENNEVGSYEESALGSGINYYQCPMSYDGNILVNNKNMVKNIFDLLSDKTNYPLIYHCNIGTDRTGLITYLLNGLLGVNQEDLFIDYEFSNFGLINGTRSKESIKKTYVKTIDETEGETLSEKISNYLQEIGITSNQIETIKEIFIEKY, from the coding sequence ATGAATAAAAAAATAATTGTACCTATAATACTTATTGCACTAACTTCTTGCTCAAATGAAAATTTTATTTCATCTAGTTCGTCATCTTCTTCATTTGTTTCTTCTTCAAGTTCTGTTTATTCAATTTCAAGTGAAAAAAATGATGAGTATAAAATTGTCTTAGATGAGATTGCTGGAGAAGTTAATATCCATCAACCGATTCAGGATGAATTTCTTGAGTCTCCTGATATAGATTTAAAATCTTTAGGAATAAATGGCTCCAAAGAGTTTTCTCTGCCAGAAGCAATAAATTTATCATGGAAAAGTACTTTACCTAAAGATAAAAATTTTGATTATTTCTTAGTAAGAATAGATGAAAATAATAATTTTACTTCACCATTGGAATATAAGGTGCCAATAGAAGAAAATAATATCGATATTTACAATTTAAAAGTAGGAACAAAATATTATTGGAATGTTGAAGCTATAGCAAACGAGGAATCGATTACAAGTGAAATTGAAACCTTTACTACATTTTTTAATTATCCTCGCAATATCTTTGTTGAAGGTGTTACAAATTTTCGCGACGTCGGTGGTTGGATAATTGATGAAAATACCCGAGTTCGCCAAGGTTTAGCCTATCGCTGTGGAAGGTTAAACACTTCATCATCCAGTACATTAAATATTGAAATAACCGATAATGGCATAAATACTATGCGAAATTATCTTAATATAAAGTCGGAAATCGACCTGCGATTAATTGAAAATAACGAGGTTGGTTCTTATGAAGAATCTGCCTTAGGTAGCGGTATAAATTACTACCAATGTCCGATGAGCTACGATGGCAATATTTTGGTAAACAATAAAAACATGGTCAAGAATATTTTTGATCTTCTCAGCGATAAAACAAATTATCCTTTAATTTATCATTGCAATATCGGCACTGATAGAACAGGGTTAATCACATATTTATTAAATGGATTATTAGGAGTTAATCAGGAAGATTTGTTTATAGATTACGAATTTTCTAACTTTGGACTAATCAATGGAACTAGATCAAAGGAAAGCATTAAAAAAACATATGTAAAAACCATCGATGAAACTGAAGGAGAAACGCTTTCCGAAAAAATATCTAATTATCTTCAAGAAATAGGAATTACGTCAAATCAAATAGAAACAATTAAAGAAATATTTATTGAAAAATATTAA